The nucleotide sequence CCGGTTGTAACTTTTCGTCCATGCCTTCGTTTCCACGGTTGAAACTTTTTTTATAGTCCGATGAAGCTTTTTTCATCGCTAGATGAAGCTTTTTCTGTCACAGGTTGTAACTTTTCTTGTTCATCCATAGCTCCAGTCGTatactggttgaagcttttttcgtagCAGGTTGAAGCTTTTCCTATCGCTAGTTGTAGCTTTTTTTCGTCATAGTTTGCAGCACTGGGCATCTCCCTGGGCACTCGATTTTTTTTGTTCGCAAGTGGGGGATGAGCGCCGGCGAGCACACCGGTGAGCTCCAGTCGTCGCCACCGGAGCTGCAACGGTGGCCATGGAAGCTACAACCGCAGGGATGGGCTATTGCATGGGGCGAAGCCGGTGAAGAGGATGGTCGCCGAGGACTGGGACCGGGGCGACCGGCGACCAGGCGGTCGGGAAAGACGGCCGGCGAGGACGGCGACCAGGGACGAGGAGGGAAGGCGAGGGAGGAGCGGCGACGAGGGGGAACGTGAGCGGCGGGCGAGAACCCCGGTTCGCGAGAGGAAGACGACACTCGTTACGCGCTCGCGGGAGGAAGACGATGATCTGGTTGGATAAGGATCCAACGGCTCGGGACGGGCCGATCTGAAGGCTAGGGTGCGACCGGCCGAAACGTTCGGCCGGCGCACCGACGCCTAGCATCGCCCTTTCTCTAACGACATTGGATGGAGGGCATTCTCCCTTGGGTGCTCACTCGATGACCGCACCAAGTTCGCAAAAACCATGGAGGTGTGTTCTCAGTTTAAGAGCATTGACGAGATGCATAAAGAGGCAGACGTTATGTTGTTGAAGGCGATGAAAATGAAGTTAAAGAGGTTGTATCCTAACCCAGCCAAAGGCGCTATATCAGTGGACATACTGTGGTGGGCGATGGATGAGGTCGAGTCGGCCGATCCAGGTCAGAGAGCCTGATGGGCCAAGTACAGGCTTTGTCAAGGCTTCTCATGACCAATTAGACGTCACGGTGGCGCCGACCACCATCGTTCTgtaggacgacgaggaggaggagatgatggATGCTGCCAATGACGAACCGACTGAACCTCGGGACGCTGACAATGCCAAAATGGTGGAGACGGCTGTCACAGCGCCTGAGCCAGACGACTGTACCCTGCCCTTGGAGGTCAACGATTACAAACCTCAAGGCTATCGCCACTCCCAGCTCCTTCAGGCCCACTCCAGCTAGGATTTAGTGCTTGTTGGGATGGATGTCAATGGATGTAAAGCTTGATTTACGCTCCCCTAGTAAAAATCTTACTCAATCCCGTTCGAACCGCTCAAATCCCTAATCGGGTATGCCTAAATCAAGCGCCAAATCGAACCCAATAGGTAGATTGGATGCCTAGTGTGCGATGCGTAAATCGAATGCGGACATGATAAATTGACTTCATCCAAAATAGAGGACTTACCGTCATTGACGAACGCCTGCAGGTGAAGTGATGAGGCCGATGCTTACCATCTAGATCTTCGCTCCGATGCTCGCCCTCCAGATCCCGTGCTCGCTGTTGTTGATGTGAGAGTGgagaggggggagagtgagcgGTGAGAAAAGGATGAGGGGAGTTACGGCAGCATTTCGGGAAGTAACGCGGCGTCTTAAGTGTAGCTCCTCGCGTGCAATCTCAAATGCCCACGTGCTTGAGAGCAACtctaatggggcgacccatttcgtccgcgggcatccgtttgggtcggcgcggacaaaaaagccggcccaacgcgccgacccaaacggacgcgcgtcctcTTTCGTCCGCCTGCCGATCTATTCCTAGCCCATTTTGAGCCTAATTTGCGTCGGCACGGACacaagacggacgcgcgcgcgctcgccctcttttctcaccgggcccgctggtcggtggcacattggattCACACCCACGCCCGCCTGCTacgtcgccgacgccgccggccattttttcagataaaaatggatacatagatagttctaaCGTACACAGATAAAAGAAAAGACTACTACTCGTCGCTTGACTCCGACTCGGTAatatcctcctccgacgtctgaatgtaggcgtTAGCATACGCCTCGTCTCCAAAGTCCAACCCGCCGTTTCTTGTAGCTCCAGTTTCAATTGAGCTTCCTGCTTCCGCGAACGCTTGTCTTCCCAATAGACGgctcgctccctcctcctcgcgtccctctccaacctcctttgcttgtagaactggcgctcgtcgacgatgtcctgcgggaagcctcCGCACCACACCACCAAGGCTTCCACGTCCTTCTCCATgatggcgaggcgacgctgccacctccggtggacacgacgatcctcgtcggtgaaaagccgcgggagaggcgccagatcttgtggctgctggctcgacacattgggaaaattcatatcccaacgaggcctcaggaggcgccacgccgcctgatacgtccattttgcatcatgcttttatatcgatatttattgcattatgggttgttattacacattatgtcacaatacttacgcctattctctcttattttacaaggtttacataaagagggagaatgccgacagctgggattctaggctggaaaaggagcaaatattagagacctattctgcacagctcccaaaatcctgaaacttcacggaagacgttttcagaatatataaaaaatactcagcggaagaagttcactaggggggccacaccctgcccacgagggtggggggcgccctacccccctgggcgcgccccctacgtcgtgggccccctgatggccctccgatgaccatcttctgctatatcaagtcttttgatgggaaaaaataataagccatcttctcggacgaaactccgcctccacgaggcggaaccttggcggaaccaatctagggctctggcggagctgttctgccggggaaacttccctccgggaggaggaaatcatcgccatcgtcatcactaacgctcctctcatcgggagagggcaatctccatcaacatcttcatcagcaccatctcctctcaaaaccctagttcatctcttgtatccaattcttatctccaagttcgggattggtacctgtgggttgctagtagtgttaattactccttatagttgatgctagttggtttaattggtggaagatcatatgttcagatcctatatgcatattaatacccctctgattatgaacatgaatatgctttgtgagtagttacgtttgttcctgaggacatgggagaagtcttgctattagtagtcatgtgaatttggtcttcgttcgatattttgatgagatatatgttgtcatccctctagtggtgtcatgtgaacgtcgactatatgacacttcaccactattttggcctagaggaaggcattggagagtaataagtagatgatgggttgctagagtgacagaagcttaaaccctagtttatgcgttgcttcgtaaggggctggtttggatccatatgttttatgctatggttaggtttaccttaatacttttgttgtagttgcagatgcttgcaatagaggttaatcataagtgagatgcttgtccaagtaaggacagtacccaagcaccggtccacccacatatcagattatcaaagtaccgaacgcgaatcttatgaacgtgatgaaaactagcttgacgatatccccatgtgtcctcgggagcgcttttctctatataagagtttgtccaggcttgtcctttgttacaaaaaggattgggccaccttgctgcactttatttatttttgttacttgttgctcgttacaaattatcctataacaaaactatttgttaccacttatttcagtacttgcagagaatactttgctggaaaccgcttatcattttcttctgctcctcgttgtgtttgacactcttacttatcgaaaggacaatgatagatcccctatacttgtgggtcatcaccgccgCATCGTgtgcgcgggccgcctcctctgcggtgtcgaaggtgccgaggatgagatATTTTTCGCGAAACCAGATCTcggaggagaaggcgccggagcggcgcttgCGGACTCTACGAAAATCCGAAGCGCCCAGGCGACGGATCGACATGGTGGCGCAAAGGCGGCGAGAGTGGGCGGCGGACAGACTATGGAGGGAGCGCCTTCTTTATAACGAGCGTCGGCCGCGGcgcgcgcgcgaacctttcccgcgcgctggaATGCCAAAATCAGCGCGCGCTAGGCCGCTTTCCCCCGCGCGCGAACCTTTTCCGCGCGCTGGTGCGCCAAAACCAGGGCGACGACATGATTTAAGACGCGCGcggtcatgaaatgggtcggcccgttggagttgctctcagTTGCATCGCTCGAGCCTGGGAGAAACGACCGATTCGAGCGTTTCGAGATTTAATCAAACGAATCACAACCGCTTGAAAGTAATGCAGGcatacacaagcgctcatatacacgcgcatacactcactcctatgaacgcacacacgcacaccctacccctatgagcacctccgagagactgagccggaatatcatcttgagatttacaaagtcaccgtaggcgcctcgtcgtcgacggcaacgtctcctcccactaaaagcgcatcgccggaaatcctgaaataaatccaggaataatgcgagcaccagaatttgAACCCTGATGGATTGATGATACAACTGTCCACCTAatcaactcaaccacaggttgattcgcggcTACCAAATGTTTCTGAAATCAAAATCAGAAGAATGAAAAAAACGCAACTTGCCTTTTCCAATTCTGCACAGCTGCAGTGGATCTTTTGCGATGCAACCGAGCCAAATGCCTCGAGGCGCCACGGGTAGGTACGAGTGACAACACGGACGGCTGGATGATGACGAGGGGCAAGGTTGGTTCGAGAGCGTGGGCGTCCGATTCGACTCGACGTCTGCCGTCTGCCCCGTTCCACAGAAGCAGGAGGGGCGAGCAAAGGACGGCACAAGAGGATTAGGAAagcaaagccgccgccgcccgccgattCCTCCGCCTTTTCCACTGATCCCCTCCAACCCGGCGACCGCGCTCCCTCCGATGGCCGTTAGCTCGCGGCTACCCGCCCCTCCCGCGCGGGGCctcctccgccgctcgccgccgcgtaTCCTCCCTTCGAGACGCCTCGCTTGTGGCACCCGCGCTGTCTCCGGGAGCCCTGGGCCAGGCGGATCGCCCCTCCCCAGGCGGCCGCCGGCGCCGCTGGACGCCGCGGCAgtcgcgccgccctcgccggcgtcctccgcggcgtcctccgccgcctcggccatcGATTTCCTCACTCTCTGCCATAGCCTCAAGGTAAATCACGTGATGCTTGCTCCTTCCTTTGCTGGCCTTACGTGGTGTGCCATCAGACTAGTGATACTCCTAGGTCCTGGCAAAACAGTAAATAATTTTGATATAGCTTTGCTAACTTGTGCTAAATACCGGCGAGCACACAAAAACTATACTCGATCCGAGCAGGGCTTCGTATATGCAAGTTTTGAAACGATCAATTCGTATGGTGAATTGGTGATTCATGACGTCTCACGATGGCTGCTCAGCTCACATGTCTAAGTATATGATGTGGAGTGCATGAACATGGACTCCGTTTTCAATTCATGCCTTCATGCCCCCATGCTTATGATGCGAGATTCTCCAGCAGATCACCTATCCACTACATAAAAGCTCTCAATAGTCGATTATTTCTTCCTCCAACAGATCCCCTATATGGCTGCCAATGCCTAAAACATTTAGGCGGCCAACTAAAAACCAGGCCCAACCTCCTACAtgtaggggtgccccctcccacccTCTATCCTTCTGTGTTTATTCTTGGTGAGCTGAATTTTCAGCCCCTAGGGGCTGAGGGCCATTGCTGCCTCTCGCTGCGCGCTGCCTTGCCCAGCTGTCTGCCACCACCGGAGCTCCGTCCACCGCTGCACCATCCCCTCCTCACCCCTGCCACCTGTTTCTCCAGCGCGCGCCGCCTTGTGTCCCCTCTGCACAGCCACCACCTATCCGTACTGTGTGAACTGCCGTCCCGTGCCTGCTGCTGGAGCTACTTTGTGTGCTGCCATGGCTCCCCGTCCCCATGTTGCCTCCCCTCCGCGTGGGCCAAGCTCGGCTGCTGCAAGTGGCAACACGGCTGGTTCGAGCTGCAGCGCTGTTGCACGAGCTCCGGAGCATCCCAAAGGTAGGGCAGGGCACCGCTGATGGAGTGGGTAGGAAAAATAATAATTGGCCCACTGACATGTAAGTGTGTATACACAAAAGAGGGGTGGGTTTTATTAGGTACTAGTCTTAGGGATCTGCTGGAGATGGTATCCATCATATTGCACTATTCTGAGGTTTATTTGGTTGTTCCTTGTTCCGCTCTTACCACAGACCACTAAAAGGAAAGGCTGGATAAATCACAGCATCAAGGGTCCCGAGTCTATTGCTGATCACATGTATCGTATGGCCCTGATGGCTTTGATTGCTGATGACCTACCTGCTGTAAATCGAGAAAGGTTAAGTTTTCTATGTTTCCCCTTTTCAATATTGATATTAAAGTGACATTTTTAGGTGCCATCTTCATTAATCATTACTATTTTACCTGCTGCTAAAGGAACATTTATTTTGCTGTAACAGGTGTATCAAAATAGCTATCGTTCACGACATTGCTGAAGGTAGGCCAATAAACATATTTATATTTACTTGTTGATTCTGTGTGCTGTCCTTCACCTGCTcttttgttagcatctttcagttTTCAACCAAGTGCTTTTCAACTATTCATACCTTATACCTTATTTTATTAACAGCTATTGTTGGCGACATCACTCCATCTGACGGCATACCTAAAGCAGAAAAAAGCAGGCGTGAACAAGAAGCTCTAAATGAAATGTGTGAAGTTCTTGGTGGTGGATCAACAGGTATGTCTCCATTTGTGACAAGAATTTTCAGTTCTTAAATGAATGTTCGATAACATTGTATTAACATTATTGAATTTACTGTTTTCTAGCTGAGGAAATTAAGGGGCTGTGGGAAGAATACGAAAACAACTCCTCTGTTGAAGCCAATCTCGTAAAGGATTTTGATAAAGTAAGCCTGCCATTATTTTCTTAACTTCATACTTTGTTAATTAATATTGGTTCTGCTTTCCTTTACATGTGTCATCTAATTTGTATCATATATATCAGGGTTATCATTTGTTGTTGCCATGCAAGTTTCTTTAGTTTGGGTTTCCTTCCAGACATGCAAAGTTCTGGCACTTGAAAGCATTTAAGTTTGTTAACGGATTAATAATACTACTTCAAAAGTTTTGTCTCATGCAAACATGTTCATGTGTATTGTTTTGGTTTACTCTGATGCAcattctgttttgttttctttgtttttatgTTCTGTTTGGTCCAGCTGATTTCACCTGTTgctattttttgttttgtttcaggTGGAAATGATTCTTCAAGCGTTAGAGTATGAGAAGGGTATTAACTTCTGCCATAGTTGATTTGTCTGCATTCAAAGAATGAGTCACTTGCTAATTTTAAATAATTTCCCCATATACGAACTCTGGCATGGTGTGCATTGGTTCCTTATTCTGAAACAACCTGCCCTTATCAATAATATGCGTCTAAATCACCATGTTCTTATTGCATCTTTGTGATCCTTTGATATTGATAATAGTAATGTCTAGCGAAACTCATGTATACCTGGCTTCGGCAAGAACATAGTTGGAATCTGTTGCTACCTTGTTGACAATAACAGGAAACTACTTGATTCATACGGCCAAACTTGTTTTTGCTTCCAGCACTGTGCAATGTATCAATCCTGTGTGCATATGttgccatcttcctcttctgcaCATATGTAATGTACTAATCCATTTATGCTGACTCTGCACATCTTGAAAAATGCAGAGCATGGAAAAGTGCTAGATGAGTTCTTCCTCTCTACTGCTGGTAATGTGATTGATCAACTGTATAGACCGTAAAAAGTTGAAATTGCTTCCTTTTGCTAAATATACTTTTCAAACATGTTATTGCAGGCAAGTTCCAGACAGAGATTGGCAAGAGCTGGGCTGCTGAAGTGAATTCAAGGAGAACCAATGGATGTGGACAGAACTAGGGGTAACTTGATGTTTGGTGCTCGATATAGCCTCTATGAAATTTTCATGATGGGGTGGTGTGGCGAATCTCAGACTCCAGATTCAAGCCCACTTCGAGGCAAACATAACCAATTTGCCTCAGCTACCAGGTGTTGGTAAGGAATAACGGAATGGCGTCGACAGAAACTCGGGGATCTAAATTTGGTTAAGAGCTCAGTGAGCTGAATATGCACTGGGACTAGTAGTATGTAGCAGTTTTCATGTATGCTGTTGGTTAGGAACATCCAAACACGTTGTTTTTGTTGAGTCGGGAAATAAAAAGGCTGGGGCCGTTCTCGACTGCCACCTTCCTTCGGTCGAAGTTGATCTCTC is from Triticum aestivum cultivar Chinese Spring chromosome 3A, IWGSC CS RefSeq v2.1, whole genome shotgun sequence and encodes:
- the LOC123061576 gene encoding 5'-deoxynucleotidase HDDC2, with the protein product MAVSSRLPAPPARGLLRRSPPRILPSRRLACGTRAVSGSPGPGGSPLPRRPPAPLDAAAVAPPSPASSAASSAASAIDFLTLCHSLKTTKRKGWINHSIKGPESIADHMYRMALMALIADDLPAVNRERCIKIAIVHDIAEAIVGDITPSDGIPKAEKSRREQEALNEMCEVLGGGSTAEEIKGLWEEYENNSSVEANLVKDFDKVEMILQALEYEKEHGKVLDEFFLSTAGKFQTEIGKSWAAEVNSRRTNGCGQN